One genomic region from Verrucomicrobiia bacterium encodes:
- a CDS encoding thiamine pyrophosphate-dependent enzyme translates to MPAETHASTPVPATATPDIKSPGARPTAKDFKGKIDPDWCPGCGDFSVLASLELALAELGLHPHEVIVISGIGCSSNLPGFINTYGMHTLHGRAVAVASGVQLGNHSLKVIATGGDGDGYGIGGNHFVHCMRRNYDLTYLVMNNQIYGLTTGQCSPTSVSGMKTKSTPFGNVERPINPLALAIAGGATYVARGFSGQQKQLVELIKGGIQHRGFALIDVFSPCVTYNKDNTYQWFRPRVKALEELGHDPADFHAAMERACQWGDEIPVGLFWKQDGVPALDQLEPVLAEGGPLAHRPLGVDPKIAKALIEELM, encoded by the coding sequence ATGCCAGCCGAAACACATGCCTCGACACCAGTGCCCGCGACCGCGACTCCTGATATCAAATCGCCGGGCGCACGACCCACCGCGAAGGATTTTAAGGGAAAGATCGACCCGGATTGGTGTCCTGGTTGCGGCGACTTCAGCGTGCTCGCCTCCTTGGAGTTGGCGCTGGCCGAACTGGGCCTCCACCCGCACGAAGTCATCGTCATCAGCGGTATCGGCTGCTCGTCAAACCTGCCTGGCTTCATCAACACCTACGGCATGCACACGCTTCACGGGCGCGCGGTGGCCGTTGCCAGCGGCGTTCAATTGGGCAACCACAGCTTGAAGGTCATCGCCACCGGCGGTGATGGCGACGGGTACGGCATCGGCGGCAATCACTTCGTGCATTGCATGCGCCGCAACTACGACCTGACCTACCTCGTGATGAACAACCAGATTTACGGGCTGACCACCGGCCAGTGTTCGCCAACCAGCGTGTCCGGCATGAAAACCAAGAGCACGCCGTTCGGTAATGTGGAACGCCCGATCAACCCGCTCGCGCTGGCTATTGCCGGCGGGGCGACCTACGTCGCCCGCGGCTTCAGCGGCCAGCAAAAACAGCTCGTCGAACTCATCAAGGGCGGAATCCAGCACCGCGGCTTCGCCCTCATTGACGTTTTCAGCCCGTGCGTGACGTACAACAAAGACAACACCTACCAATGGTTCCGACCGCGCGTGAAAGCGCTCGAAGAACTGGGCCACGACCCAGCCGATTTCCACGCCGCCATGGAGCGGGCCTGCCAGTGGGGTGACGAAATCCCTGTCGGCTTGTTCTGGAAACAGGACGGGGTTCCGGCACTCGACCAACTCGAACCGGTACTCGCCGAAGGCGGCCCGTTGGCCCACCGCCCCCTCGGTGTTGATCCCAAGATCGCCAAGGCGTTGATCGAAGAGTTGATGTAA
- a CDS encoding 2-oxoacid:acceptor oxidoreductase subunit alpha, with the protein MGKIDFAVGIGGAAGQGIATPGDILARILVRRGLHLNAYNAYQSIIRGGHIFLILRASVDRVGSMGDKIDALIPLNQDTMNRHLNHLRAGGVCLYDGEKVKPGSPNEGVQMCPLPVRELAGTSKIPSAQNTIALGALLQMLGIDFQLLADILARQFAKKGEAIIAENVGVARAGYDYAAEHFKPFANPLPDTGKRYAFVEGNQVLAMGGAAAGVKFYCAYPMSPATGVLHWMARNARKLGIMVRQVEDEIGVINMAIGAAHTGCRAMCATSGGGFALMTEALGAAAMMEIPVVCIDVQRAGPATGVPTKTEQGDLWQVLGAGQGDYPRVIVAPTSIPDCFNTVTELFNLVEKFQCPGIVLTDLLLSEGRSSIEPSEFNFSPPIDRGEIIGWHGNGNGETPPPEGGYKRFKITESGVSPRALPGTPGHVHVVATDEHMEDGVLISDEFTHPHKRQAMHEKRMRKMDGVLQLIKPPKLFGPTSAPVTLIGWGSTQGVIREACEKLAGEEGIVANNLQVKWLVPLHADEILSVLAKCETTIIVENNYSGQFARYLRSETSFVPTGHIRKYDGEPFMPHHIVNGVKQILARTTKVYVPVHEYIV; encoded by the coding sequence ATGGGCAAAATCGATTTTGCAGTGGGCATCGGCGGCGCGGCTGGGCAAGGCATTGCCACCCCGGGAGATATTCTAGCTAGAATTCTGGTGCGACGCGGTCTTCATCTCAACGCGTACAACGCCTACCAGTCCATCATTCGCGGCGGACATATTTTCCTGATCCTGCGCGCGAGCGTCGACCGGGTCGGCAGCATGGGTGACAAGATTGACGCGCTAATCCCCCTGAACCAGGACACGATGAACCGCCATCTGAATCACCTGCGCGCGGGCGGCGTTTGCCTGTATGACGGTGAGAAGGTCAAGCCGGGCTCACCCAACGAAGGGGTGCAGATGTGTCCGTTGCCCGTTCGTGAGCTGGCCGGGACGAGCAAAATCCCGAGTGCGCAAAACACCATCGCGCTTGGAGCACTACTCCAAATGCTGGGCATCGATTTCCAGTTGCTCGCAGATATCCTCGCGCGACAATTCGCCAAGAAGGGCGAGGCGATCATCGCCGAAAATGTCGGGGTGGCCCGCGCCGGCTACGATTACGCCGCAGAACACTTCAAACCTTTCGCCAATCCCCTGCCGGACACCGGCAAGCGCTACGCGTTCGTCGAAGGCAACCAGGTGCTGGCCATGGGCGGGGCCGCCGCCGGCGTGAAATTCTACTGCGCCTACCCGATGAGTCCGGCCACAGGCGTGCTGCACTGGATGGCTCGCAACGCGCGCAAACTCGGCATCATGGTGCGGCAGGTCGAAGACGAGATCGGCGTGATTAACATGGCCATCGGCGCGGCGCATACCGGCTGCCGGGCGATGTGCGCCACCTCGGGGGGTGGCTTCGCGCTGATGACGGAGGCGCTCGGCGCGGCGGCGATGATGGAAATTCCTGTGGTTTGCATCGATGTCCAGCGCGCCGGCCCGGCGACGGGCGTTCCGACCAAGACCGAGCAGGGCGACCTCTGGCAAGTCCTGGGCGCGGGCCAGGGTGATTACCCGCGCGTCATCGTCGCCCCGACGAGCATCCCCGACTGCTTTAACACGGTCACTGAATTGTTCAACCTCGTTGAGAAATTCCAGTGCCCCGGCATCGTACTGACCGATTTGTTGCTCTCCGAAGGCCGTTCGAGCATTGAGCCGAGCGAATTCAATTTCAGTCCACCGATTGACCGCGGCGAAATCATCGGCTGGCACGGCAACGGCAATGGGGAGACTCCACCGCCGGAAGGTGGTTACAAGCGGTTCAAGATCACCGAAAGCGGCGTCTCGCCACGCGCCCTGCCCGGCACGCCCGGTCACGTCCATGTCGTCGCCACCGACGAACACATGGAAGACGGCGTGCTCATCAGCGACGAGTTCACGCACCCGCACAAGCGGCAGGCGATGCACGAAAAACGGATGCGCAAGATGGACGGCGTGCTACAGCTCATCAAGCCACCGAAACTGTTCGGCCCCACCAGCGCGCCGGTTACGCTCATCGGTTGGGGCTCAACCCAGGGCGTCATTCGTGAAGCGTGCGAGAAACTCGCCGGCGAAGAAGGCATCGTGGCCAACAACCTGCAGGTCAAATGGCTCGTACCGCTGCACGCGGACGAGATCCTGTCAGTCCTGGCGAAATGCGAGACGACCATTATCGTGGAGAACAACTACAGCGGACAATTCGCGCGCTACCTCCGTTCCGAAACCAGCTTCGTCCCGACCGGCCACATCCGCAAATACGACGGCGAGCCGTTCATGCCGCATCACATCGTCAATGGAGTGAAACAAATCCTGGCGCGCACCACCAAGGTGTACGTGCCCGTCCACGAATACATTGTGTAA
- a CDS encoding excinuclease ABC subunit UvrC, which produces MSEGPQLKSRVRDLPNKPGVYLMRDKLGRVIYVGKARSLRKRVGQYFHPSREMRWDPKTQALIGSIADFEVLVVKSEPEALLLEGKLIKEYKPRYNAMFKDDKRFLMVKVNLNEEYPRFKFARLKKDDGARYFGPFVHAGAVRLVMQWIRKKYGVLVQGTGAPKAKDLKYSTYLVPVPLADIPHEEYLRLVDMACEFLDGRNKEAVVQLEEEMRAAAGAKKYERAAELRDVINSLREIGRASRDRKFARDLSPKIEWQSEMEELQKVLNLPVLPQHVEGFDISNISGTLSVASSVCFQGGRPNKDHYRHYRIKTVEGSDDFASMAEVVGRRYARVKAEGGALPDLVMVDGGKGQLMAALNALRKLDIRELRVIGLAKQMEEIHVPDQTLPIRLPRNSPALHLIQRLRDEAHRFANSYHQKLRKRRVQESVLDEFSGLGAKRKLALLQHFGSIHRLREATAEEIAEVTGIGSKMAAALKEFLANR; this is translated from the coding sequence ATGAGCGAAGGGCCACAACTCAAATCCAGGGTCCGCGACCTGCCGAACAAGCCGGGCGTGTATTTGATGCGCGACAAATTGGGGCGTGTCATTTATGTCGGCAAGGCGCGTTCGTTGCGGAAGCGGGTAGGTCAATATTTTCATCCATCGCGCGAGATGCGGTGGGACCCGAAGACGCAGGCGCTGATCGGTTCCATCGCCGATTTCGAGGTGCTGGTAGTGAAGAGCGAGCCCGAGGCGTTGCTGCTGGAAGGCAAGCTGATCAAGGAGTACAAGCCGCGCTACAACGCGATGTTCAAGGACGACAAGCGGTTCCTGATGGTGAAGGTCAACTTGAATGAGGAGTACCCGCGGTTCAAGTTCGCGCGGTTGAAGAAGGACGATGGGGCGCGCTATTTCGGGCCATTCGTGCACGCGGGTGCGGTGCGGCTGGTCATGCAGTGGATTCGCAAGAAGTACGGCGTGCTGGTGCAAGGGACGGGTGCGCCGAAGGCGAAGGACCTGAAGTACTCAACCTATCTTGTGCCGGTGCCGCTGGCGGACATACCGCATGAAGAATACTTGCGGCTCGTGGATATGGCCTGTGAGTTTCTCGACGGCAGGAACAAGGAAGCGGTGGTGCAACTTGAAGAGGAAATGCGCGCGGCGGCAGGCGCCAAGAAATACGAACGGGCTGCTGAACTCCGCGATGTGATCAACAGCCTTCGTGAAATCGGGCGCGCGTCACGGGACCGGAAGTTCGCCCGTGACCTGTCGCCGAAGATTGAATGGCAAAGCGAGATGGAGGAACTGCAGAAGGTGCTTAATCTGCCGGTATTGCCACAGCACGTTGAGGGGTTTGATATTTCGAACATCAGCGGCACGTTGTCGGTGGCTTCGAGCGTCTGCTTCCAAGGTGGCCGGCCAAATAAAGATCACTACCGGCATTACCGCATCAAGACGGTGGAAGGCAGCGATGATTTCGCGTCCATGGCCGAGGTCGTGGGACGGCGTTACGCGCGGGTAAAGGCGGAGGGCGGTGCGTTGCCCGACCTGGTGATGGTCGATGGCGGCAAAGGCCAACTCATGGCCGCGCTCAATGCGTTGCGGAAATTGGATATTCGCGAACTGCGCGTGATTGGTCTCGCGAAGCAGATGGAGGAAATCCATGTGCCCGACCAGACATTGCCGATCCGCCTGCCGCGCAACTCCCCTGCCCTGCACCTGATTCAACGCCTACGCGACGAGGCGCACCGTTTTGCGAACAGTTATCACCAGAAACTGCGCAAACGCCGCGTGCAAGAATCCGTCCTCGATGAATTCTCCGGTCTCGGCGCGAAACGCAAGCTGGCGCTCCTGCAACATTTCGGCTCGATCCACCGTCTCCGCGAAGCGACCGCCGAAGAAATCGCGGAAGTGACCGGTATCGGCTCGAAGATGGCGGCGGCGCTGAAGGAATTCCTCGCTAATCGGTAA
- the murJ gene encoding murein biosynthesis integral membrane protein MurJ: MSEPQSVARSARTVSLAVLGSRVLGLVREQVLAYLFGANREFDAFLTAFRIPNLLRDLFAEGALSAAFVTTFSQKLSAEGDKSAWRLANLVLNALILVLAVITLVGVIISPWLVRMISPGFSQIPGKVELTTTLTRIMFPFLLMVALAALAMGMLNAKRRFGVPASASMMFNIGSVIGGLAFALILAPGFLHNPALANRAVIGMSIGTLIGGALQWIIQVPSLRKVGYHYQPILDWNDPGFRQVLRLLGPSVIGTAAVQVNIFTDQWFASWPQMSGPSGSGAVSWLNCSFRLMQFPIGVFGVAIATATLPTVSAHAVRGDMVEFRRTLARSIRLAFFLCLPAACGLWVLATPIISAIYQHGKFDAFATAQTAACVRAFSVGLVGYAAGKIIAPSFYALGDSRTPMYVTIASIVVNAGTDYLFAITFGMGPAGLALSTSMVALCNFFLLLMLMRRKIGRIEVSTLLRSLVKIAAASAVMTAAAYGTHRLCEFNRYADMFASMAVAVIVFGAACKLLRVTEMGEALGVLRFGAK; the protein is encoded by the coding sequence ATGAGCGAACCGCAAAGCGTCGCCCGCTCGGCGCGCACCGTCAGCCTGGCGGTCCTTGGCAGCCGCGTGCTCGGCCTCGTCCGCGAGCAGGTGCTGGCCTATCTCTTCGGCGCCAATCGCGAGTTTGACGCGTTCCTCACTGCTTTTCGCATCCCGAACCTGCTGCGTGACCTGTTTGCGGAGGGTGCGTTGTCGGCGGCATTCGTCACCACGTTTTCGCAGAAGCTGTCGGCCGAAGGGGACAAGTCGGCGTGGCGGCTGGCGAATCTCGTCCTGAACGCACTGATTCTTGTCCTTGCAGTGATCACGCTGGTTGGCGTTATCATCTCGCCCTGGCTTGTGCGCATGATTTCACCGGGGTTCAGCCAGATTCCGGGCAAAGTGGAGCTGACCACCACATTGACCCGGATCATGTTCCCGTTCCTGTTGATGGTCGCGTTGGCGGCGCTGGCGATGGGAATGCTCAATGCGAAGCGTCGTTTCGGCGTGCCGGCTAGCGCCTCGATGATGTTTAATATCGGTTCGGTCATCGGCGGCCTGGCCTTCGCGCTTATTCTAGCGCCGGGGTTTCTGCACAATCCGGCGCTGGCGAACCGCGCGGTGATTGGCATGAGTATCGGCACGCTCATTGGCGGCGCGCTGCAATGGATTATCCAGGTTCCGAGCCTGCGCAAGGTGGGCTATCACTACCAACCCATTCTCGACTGGAACGATCCCGGTTTCCGCCAAGTCCTGCGATTGCTCGGCCCGTCGGTCATCGGCACGGCAGCCGTCCAGGTGAACATTTTCACGGACCAATGGTTTGCGTCGTGGCCGCAGATGTCCGGGCCGAGTGGGAGTGGCGCTGTGTCGTGGCTGAACTGCTCGTTTCGGTTGATGCAATTCCCGATTGGCGTGTTCGGGGTGGCCATTGCGACAGCGACGCTGCCGACGGTGAGTGCACATGCGGTGCGCGGTGATATGGTTGAATTCCGCAGGACGCTTGCCCGCTCGATCCGCCTGGCGTTTTTCCTGTGCTTGCCGGCGGCCTGCGGCTTGTGGGTATTGGCCACCCCCATCATTTCGGCGATTTACCAACACGGCAAATTCGACGCGTTCGCGACCGCGCAAACAGCGGCGTGCGTGCGGGCCTTTTCGGTCGGCCTCGTGGGCTACGCCGCCGGTAAAATCATCGCGCCCTCGTTCTACGCGCTTGGCGATTCGCGCACGCCGATGTACGTGACAATCGCTTCCATCGTCGTTAACGCCGGCACTGATTATCTCTTTGCCATCACTTTTGGCATGGGGCCGGCCGGGCTCGCGCTCTCGACATCGATGGTGGCGCTTTGCAATTTCTTCCTGCTCTTGATGCTCATGCGCCGCAAAATCGGCCGCATTGAAGTGTCCACGCTGCTGCGTTCGCTGGTAAAAATTGCCGCGGCCTCGGCGGTGATGACTGCTGCAGCCTACGGCACGCATCGGCTTTGCGAATTCAATCGTTATGCGGACATGTTTGCGTCGATGGCCGTCGCCGTGATCGTCTTCGGCGCGGCCTGCAAGCTGCTCCGTGTCACCGAGATGGGCGAAGCGCTGGGTGTGCTGCGATTCGGGGCGAAGTAA
- the waaF gene encoding lipopolysaccharide heptosyltransferase II, translated as MTLLPGSAIDSNAPRILIRAANWIGDSVMTMPAVQRLREMAPHAHMVLLCPGKLTDLWRHNPFLNEIIPFGDQPNFRDLREREFDVAVIFPNSFRSAWECKRAGIPRRVGFAGHWRRFLLTDVVRRRRSERVAYEKRTVAGKTFQIKVFRSARHQSEHYLDIIAYLGGNREPVPPRIRVAPEEMPALNKFMRDDGRPVIGINAGAEYGPAKRWPAERFAETAIKVSDHTNARWLIVGGPRDAGIADQIEAQLRDAGLGESSIINVAGKTTLLDLCALLRFCKLLLTNDTGPMHIAAAIGTPVVSVWGSTSPELTGPLSPRSVIIRQPVECSPCFLRECPIDFRCMEGVQVDEVVKAMLKQLGVEDPNRPPS; from the coding sequence ATGACGCTGTTGCCAGGATCTGCCATCGATAGCAACGCGCCCCGTATTCTCATTCGCGCGGCCAATTGGATCGGCGACTCGGTCATGACCATGCCGGCTGTCCAGCGCCTGCGCGAAATGGCGCCCCACGCACATATGGTCCTGCTCTGTCCCGGCAAACTCACCGATCTCTGGCGCCATAATCCATTCCTCAACGAAATCATCCCTTTTGGCGACCAACCCAACTTCCGCGATCTTCGTGAACGCGAGTTCGACGTTGCCGTCATCTTCCCCAACTCTTTCCGTTCCGCCTGGGAATGTAAACGCGCCGGAATCCCGCGCCGGGTCGGCTTTGCCGGACACTGGCGCCGCTTCCTCTTGACCGACGTCGTCCGCCGAAGACGGTCGGAACGGGTTGCTTATGAGAAGCGCACGGTCGCGGGCAAAACCTTTCAAATAAAGGTTTTTCGCTCCGCGCGGCACCAGTCGGAGCATTACCTCGACATCATCGCGTACCTTGGCGGCAACCGCGAACCGGTCCCACCACGAATCCGCGTCGCCCCTGAAGAGATGCCGGCGCTTAACAAGTTTATGCGGGACGACGGTCGTCCGGTCATCGGCATTAACGCGGGCGCTGAATACGGCCCCGCAAAACGCTGGCCGGCCGAGCGTTTCGCCGAAACCGCGATCAAGGTCTCCGATCACACCAACGCCCGCTGGCTCATCGTGGGCGGCCCACGCGATGCCGGGATTGCCGACCAGATCGAAGCGCAGCTTCGGGACGCGGGGTTGGGAGAGAGCTCCATCATCAATGTCGCCGGCAAGACCACGCTGCTGGACCTGTGCGCCTTGCTCCGGTTCTGCAAGCTGCTCCTGACCAACGATACAGGCCCGATGCATATCGCCGCAGCCATTGGCACGCCCGTGGTCAGCGTCTGGGGATCGACTTCGCCCGAGCTTACCGGTCCGCTCTCGCCCCGCAGCGTCATAATTCGTCAACCCGTCGAATGCAGCCCCTGCTTTCTGCGTGAATGCCCGATCGATTTCCGTTGCATGGAAGGCGTCCAGGTCGACGAAGTCGTCAAGGCCATGCTGAAACAACTGGGCGTCGAAGACCCGAATCGTCCGCCATCATGA
- the lpxK gene encoding tetraacyldisaccharide 4'-kinase — translation MWQWTENVEQYVLDVIFERRRDWPARLTSAGLLGLSKIYEVAIQARLLLWHHRIFRDHTLGCQVVSIGNLSVGGTGKTPVVEVFARALQQRGRRVAILSRGYKSTPRPLWQRIVAKITFREDRVPPKIVSDGRSLLLDSDQAGDEPYMLASNLKDVVVLVDKDRVKSGRYAISKFGCDTLLLDDGFQYLALKSRLDICLIDRNSPFGNHYLLPRGTLREPIANLKRAHYIFITKSSERGAKKLRKAIRQFNEKAEIIECAHQPLYLQDVFTSERHPLETLQGLQVAAISGIAVPESFEDGLRGLGANVIYAKRYADHHRYSQQEIINMINRSLKRGAGAILTTEKDAVRFPKIDRRDIPIYYLRVEIRIISGAKDFDDAVARICHR, via the coding sequence ATGTGGCAATGGACTGAAAACGTCGAGCAGTATGTCCTCGACGTCATCTTTGAACGGCGTCGTGATTGGCCCGCGCGACTTACCAGTGCGGGGTTGCTTGGCCTGTCCAAGATCTACGAAGTGGCCATTCAAGCCCGTTTGCTTCTCTGGCATCACCGCATCTTCCGGGACCACACCCTCGGCTGCCAGGTCGTCAGCATTGGCAACCTCAGTGTCGGCGGCACCGGCAAGACACCCGTGGTGGAGGTCTTCGCCCGTGCGCTCCAACAACGTGGGCGCCGGGTCGCCATTCTTTCGCGGGGCTACAAGAGCACCCCGCGCCCCCTCTGGCAACGGATTGTTGCCAAAATCACCTTTCGAGAGGACCGGGTCCCGCCCAAGATCGTGTCCGACGGCAGGTCATTGCTGCTCGATAGCGACCAGGCTGGCGACGAACCGTATATGCTGGCGTCCAATCTCAAGGACGTTGTCGTCCTGGTCGACAAAGACCGCGTCAAGAGTGGCCGCTACGCCATTTCAAAGTTCGGCTGCGACACGCTTCTGCTCGACGACGGCTTCCAGTATCTCGCGCTGAAGAGTCGCCTCGACATTTGCCTGATCGACCGCAACAGCCCTTTCGGCAATCACTATCTCCTGCCCCGGGGCACGCTGCGCGAGCCGATCGCCAATCTGAAGCGCGCCCATTACATTTTCATCACCAAATCGAGTGAACGTGGCGCAAAAAAACTTCGGAAAGCCATCCGCCAGTTCAATGAGAAGGCCGAAATCATCGAATGCGCCCACCAGCCGCTCTATTTGCAGGACGTCTTCACGAGCGAACGTCATCCATTGGAAACGCTGCAGGGCCTTCAAGTCGCCGCCATTTCCGGCATCGCCGTCCCCGAGAGCTTCGAGGATGGGCTCCGTGGCCTGGGTGCGAACGTCATTTACGCCAAGCGCTATGCGGACCACCACCGTTACTCCCAGCAGGAGATCATTAACATGATCAATCGCAGCCTCAAGCGCGGCGCGGGCGCCATTCTCACCACCGAAAAAGATGCGGTCCGCTTTCCAAAGATTGACCGTCGCGATATTCCCATTTATTACTTGCGGGTGGAAATCCGCATTATCTCCGGCGCAAAGGACTTCGATGACGCTGTTGCCAGGATCTGCCATCGATAG
- a CDS encoding PEP-CTERM sorting domain-containing protein (PEP-CTERM proteins occur, often in large numbers, in the proteomes of bacteria that also encode an exosortase, a predicted intramembrane cysteine proteinase. The presence of a PEP-CTERM domain at a protein's C-terminus predicts cleavage within the sorting domain, followed by covalent anchoring to some some component of the (usually Gram-negative) cell surface. Many PEP-CTERM proteins exhibit an unusual sequence composition that includes large numbers of potential glycosylation sites. Expression of one such protein has been shown restore the ability of a bacterium to form floc, a type of biofilm.): MWTIKKLFSCTSEFRTVTNRGKRPESSFVLSCQYLFAICAIVAVAVAYAPTASAQIVIGPTVSLASLTNDGGDVLVGDKDFSNFSISGDFSASQINVTSITINGDFGIRFSGAIVSGSNPMDMILGYKVAVTNSPNLISKANLLFNGTVTGTGLAEVVEQVFTNNNQLAGQMFVFASTTTNKLSDSLAIQPPQPFLTLSKDVIVTASLPAFASISTIDQTFTQVPEPSALALVAAGFTGMALLRRRRR; the protein is encoded by the coding sequence ATGTGGACGATTAAAAAGCTTTTCTCCTGCACAAGCGAATTCAGGACCGTGACCAACCGAGGCAAACGCCCGGAGTCTTCTTTCGTTCTTTCCTGCCAGTATCTTTTTGCGATCTGCGCGATTGTCGCCGTTGCTGTAGCGTATGCTCCCACCGCCAGTGCCCAGATCGTTATCGGGCCGACTGTCAGTTTGGCGAGCTTGACGAATGATGGCGGAGACGTTCTCGTTGGCGACAAGGACTTTTCGAATTTCAGCATCAGCGGCGATTTCTCAGCCAGTCAAATCAACGTCACTTCGATCACGATCAACGGTGATTTTGGGATTCGATTCAGTGGAGCGATTGTGTCCGGTTCCAACCCCATGGACATGATTCTCGGTTACAAGGTCGCGGTGACCAATTCGCCCAATCTGATTTCCAAAGCGAACCTCCTTTTCAATGGAACTGTGACCGGTACGGGTCTGGCAGAAGTGGTCGAGCAAGTGTTCACCAACAACAACCAACTTGCTGGGCAGATGTTCGTTTTTGCTTCGACAACGACAAATAAGCTCTCAGACAGTTTGGCGATCCAGCCGCCTCAGCCTTTCCTGACCCTCTCCAAGGACGTGATTGTCACAGCTTCATTGCCGGCTTTTGCGAGTATTTCGACCATCGACCAGACGTTCACCCAGGTTCCCGAGCCAAGCGCGCTGGCCTTGGTTGCGGCAGGATTCACGGGAATGGCTCTTCTGCGACGTCGCCGGCGCTAA